The following coding sequences lie in one Seriola aureovittata isolate HTS-2021-v1 ecotype China chromosome 5, ASM2101889v1, whole genome shotgun sequence genomic window:
- the dph7 gene encoding diphthine methyltransferase, translated as MAWKSRTRSLQVFDTEQSADTVEWCPVSPNHNILVCGTYQLQKGAGVEDVTPSRTGRLYLFDFRREGSMSPPLTELQRIDTAAILDMKWCHVPVSGKALLGTAAATGELQLYSMSDGQEGSCSLQTLSSLEVGAERLALSLDWSTGRMDSSDVRVVCSDSAGCVSVVSLAEGALTTLSQWKAHDFEAWISAFSYWDTQLIYSGGDDCKLKGWDLRVGPSCPTVTSKRHSMGVCSIQSNPHREHIVATGSYDEQVLLWDGRNMRQPLSESAMGGGVWRLKWHPTHQHLLLAACMHNDFHILHCQQALEGSGGACPVVASYILHNSLAYGADWSQLSLDHPAPCSPHATEPKESLTESRGHVRIQYESPTASFDTSLEDDAGQYIPESIAAPSTTPAAGPALNPDHDAPSLTCLLASCSFYDHMLHVWRWDWTPGEAQPESEQC; from the exons ATGGCTTGGAAGTCGAGGACCCGCAGCCTACAAGTGTTTGACACGGAGCAGAGTGCTGATACGGTGGAGTGGTGTCCTGTTTCACCGAACCACAACATCCTGGTCTGCGGGACATATCAGCTACAGAAAGGG GCAGGGGTAGAGGATGTCACCCCGAGCCGGACTGGTCGCTTGTACCTTTTTGACTTTCGGCGAGAGGGATCGATGAGTCCTCctctcactgagctgcagcgCATTGACACAGCGGCCATTTTGGATATGAAATG GTGCCATGTGCCGGTGTCGGGGAAGGCATTGCTGGgaacagcagctgccactggGGAACTGCAGCTGTACTCAATGTCAGATGGTCAG GAAGGCAGCTGCAGTCTGCAGACCCTGAGCAGTTTGGAGGTGGGAGCAGAGCGGCTGGCTCTGTCATTGGATTGGTCCACTGGAAGGATGGACAG CAGTGACGTGCGCGTGGTGTGCAGTGACTCTGCCGGCTGTGTCAGTGTGGTCTCTCTGGCTGAAGGCGCTCTGACGACTCTGTCACAGTGGAAGGCCCACGACTTTGAAGCCTGGATCTCAGCCTTCTCATACTGGGATACACAGCTCATTTACTCTG GTGGTGATGACTGCAAACTTAAAGGCTGGGATCTCAGGGTGGGTCCCTCCTGCCCCACTGTGACCAGTAAAAG GCACTCGATGGGTGTGTGCAGTATTCAGAGCAACCCACATCGGGAACACATCGTGGCTACAGGCAG CTATGATGAGCAGGTTTTGCTGTGGGATGGCAGGAACATGCGACAGCCTCTCAGTGAGAGTGCCATGGGTGGTGGAGTGTGGAGGCTGAAGTGGCATCCGACCCATCAGCACCTGCTGCTCGCAGCCTGCATGCACAATGACTTCCATATCCTTCACTGCCAGCAGGCCCTGG AGGGCAGCGGAGGAGCTTGTCCTGTTGTAGCTTCCTACATCCTCCACAACTCCCTCGCTTATGGAGCTGACTGGTCCCAGCTGTCCCTGGACCATCCAGCCCCCTGCTCCCCTCATGCTACAGAACCAAAGGAAAGCctcacagagagcagaggacacGTGAGGATTCAGTACGAATCTCCCACCGCCAGCTTTGACACTTCCCTGGAGGATGATGCTGGACAATACATCCCAGAAAGCATTGCAGCACCATCTACCACCCCTGCTGCAGGCCCTGCCCTCAACCCTGATCATGATGCCCCCTCATTGACCTGTCTGCTTGCTAGCTGCTCGTTCTATGACCATATGCTCCATGTGTGGCGTTGGGACTGGACTCCAGGTGAGGCTCAACCAGAATCAGAGCAATGTTAA
- the LOC130170114 gene encoding leukocyte surface antigen CD53-like, with protein MAQGCLKCLKYTMCVANFLCFMCGAAVLGFGVYMTVNFKMAALTPTLVSFNLANMLLISGIVITCVSFLGFLGALKENRCLLLTFFLLLFMLMLVELTVACLLLMYEREIGQMVKEDLNNGLEKAKGTAGNSTTEVLNEWDLLQSQLECCGVNNKTDWGNNVPGSCRVKPSDPSKPQYWKKGCLLKLQTFFEENFLHTGISVIVLCIIEVLGMCFAMTLFCHISRSGLGYKL; from the exons ATGGCTCAGGGCTGCCTCAAGTGTTTAAAGTACACCATGTGTGTCGCCAACTTCCTTTGCTTT ATGTGTGGTGCGGCCGTACTGGGCTTCGGTGTGTACATGACCGTGAATTTCAAGATGGCCGCACTCACCCCGACCTTGGTCAGCTTCAACTTGGCCAACATGCTGCTGATCAGCGGCATTGTCATCACCTGTGTGTCCTTCCTAGGATTCCTGGGCGCTCTGAAGGAGAACCGCTGTCTTCTCCTGACG tttttcctgctgctgttcatgCTGATGTTGGTGGAGCTGACTGTAGCGTGCTTGCTACTCATGTACGAGAGAGAG ATTGGTCAAATGGTGAAAGAGGATCTCAACAACGGTTTAGAGAAAGCTAAAGGAACGGCTGGAAATTCAACGACGGAGGTATTGAACGAGTGGGATCTGCTTCAGAGCCAG CTTGAGTGCTGTGGAGTCAATAATAAGACAGACTGGGGAAACAACGTGCCTGGATCTTGCCGGGTGAAGCCATCCGACCCATCTAAGCCTCAATACTGGAAAAAG GGTTGTTTGTTAAAATTACAGACCTTCTTTGAAGAAAATTTCCTACACACTGGGATTTCTGTCATCGTCCTCTGCATTATCGAG GTTTTGGGAATGTGTTTCGCCATGACGCTGTTTTGCCACATCAGTAGATCCGGACTGGGCTACAAGTTGTAG
- the mrpl41 gene encoding 39S ribosomal protein L41, mitochondrial — translation MGVLSTLMRGLVRGADRMSEFTSKRGSRTHNKGRGSRPTGLRLSSRKFISIRAMIPEFVVPHLEGFKLKPYVSYRSPRGTEPPLTAQSVFAEVVAPQIKKDFEDGTFSKEQLQKYGFEPTQEGKLFKLYPKNYVR, via the coding sequence ATGGGTGTGTTATCCACTCTAATGAGGGGTCTGGTGAGAGGAGCGGACAGGATGTCTGAGTTCACCAGCAAGCGTGGATCTAGGACTCATAATAAAGGCAGGGGCTCGAGGCCCACCGGACTGAGGCTCTCCAGCAGAAAGTTCATATCCATTAGAGCCATGATTCCTGAGTTTGTGGTGCCTCATTTGGAGGGATTCAAACTCAAACCGTACGTCTCGTATCGCTCTCCCAGAGGAACAGAACCTCCACTCACAGCGCAAAGTGTGTTTGCTGAAGTGGTGGCGCCGCAGATCAAGAAAGACTTTGAAGATGGCACTTTCAGcaaagagcagctgcagaaatatGGATTTGAGCCCACACAGGAGGGGAAGCTCTTCAAGCTGTATCCCAAGAACTATGTGCGTTAA